ctggtgggacttgaacctgcaataattgcaagcagctgctgttaataacagactgcattagtctgttgagccaccagaggccctgtaaaATGAACATAAATTGAAAGAGGTGAAAGAAGCCATAAGAGTGCAGATTACCAGttaagacattttaaaatatggaagGTTTATAGCGAGATATTCAAActcaaaataaggaggaatttgctAACTCAAGAGAACAGTGGAGAGATTTTTCATTTGGGAGTTATGGGGGCTCCATCACAGGGTGTTTTCAAACAGAGATTAGACTGCTATTTTCTGGGATGGTCTAATCCTGGAaaaaccccaaaggtgctttttcaagagacacctggactttgttttttccttgaagatgtttcgcttctcatccaagaagcttcttcagctctgactggatggtgggggaatggaaggatttatacttcttgcagacagctggtcatttgcattcttttagagagtcatcgaggtcacctggaggtttatctgtgtcatcagggtcacctgagtggtccaaatgggtgtggagccttttaggaggactgtgttgtaggttggagatagatgatgtttgccatgacctggatgactgagaatctccataaaccctGGAAAGGTGTTGGACTAAAACATCTATTTTAACCCTATGTGTTTACTCTAGAATAAAAAATCAAATTGAATCAATAAGAAAAGCATAAAATAGTTACAGAAATGCAGAAGCATATTCACTTAAAAATCAATAACATGAAGTACAGATTTCCCAGGTGAAGAAAAAACTGCAGTTAAGTTGTTCCCGGGATTGTCTGGTAAATGATATTGTCTTCCTCTTTTAGGGCTTCATATCCTTTGAGGAAGTGGCTGTGGACTTCACGCTGGAGGAATGGGCGCTACTCAGTTGGAGCCAAAGAGCCTTGTGGAGGGAGGTCATGCTAGAGATTTCCCTGAATCTAGCCGCTCTGGGTAAGACCCCTCTTTGCTCCATTCATTAGAGATTTTTAGGGAGAGGAAGTCAGGGAACATATTTCTATGCATCGGTCTGGGGTGGTGCGGATTCCTACCTGATCACTACATGAATTACCACTTTCTTAATCTCCAAAAATTAAACAGGATCTGATGTGGTTTGTTCTTGGATGGGAAACTGCCAGGCTGTCCAGAATCTTTTGGCAAGGCCAACAAAGGGGGAAACCATCCAGGAAGAAGGCACGACATTTCTCCATTGGCCAAGAAAAGGACCTGTGTCAATCTGTGAAGTCAGAGGAAACGACAAATGACATCCATTTCTCTCCTATTTTATTTAGCTGTTTTCACGTTACCGGTTATTTTTTCCCGTTACATAAATGAAATGTACtcgggggcagtggtgaaatgtaaaatttttactaccggttctgtgggtgtggcttggtgggggggataatgtgactgggtgggcatggccaacttttttttttttttacttttaaaagcattttttctacaacctctttggttctgacgatcccagctgagccgtgtgatcattagaggcttttttttttaacttttaaaagcatttgttcggCCGaaggaaaatgcttttaaaagtaaaaaaaaaacctctgattgcGCGGCTTTGCTGGggcgaggggggcagggatttttgctacaggttctccgaaccactcatcactactggatcgggcgatccggtccgaaccaggagcatttcacccctgctccctaCCATAGTCTAATAgccgttgccaagtttgaaaccaGGGGTATATTCATAACAGGGAGATCCCATTCATCTTTCTAAATTCTAACAgggatttctctttcttttttttttacaagcaggTGATAGGCAGAGCAATGAGAACGACAAGCAGCCAAGGTTAGTACCACTGCAAACAGCCGAGTACGAAGTGGAAGAATTGATGTTTGGCCATCAAGGGGGTCCAGAAAGCCTAGAGAAAAGCAACACAGAAGATGAAGGAGAGTGTTCTCCCACTTCTCTCCCCTTTGAAATCCATCACTTCCTAATCCAGGAAACTCAAGAAGAAAACACAAAAGGAAAATACGCCGAGTGTAGCCAAGCagagaaaaatacatttaatttacATGGATATTGTAGAAGCCAGGCTAAAAGGAAAGAGTATGGTGGCAGACAACATGGAAGAAACGTTAATACTTTCTTCTCTCTTGGTTTACCCAAAAAACTCTACAGGAAACACAAACCGCATACATTTATAAAATTTGGGAGGGGTTTTACTCTGAGTCCTTATGTTAACTCCCACGAAGAATTTCCCACAGAGATGAAGCTGTGGAAATGCATGagctgtggaaagagcttcagcacAAACAGTAACCTCCTTCGCCAtcaaatgatccacacaggggaaaagccatatgAATGCCTGGAGTGCGGCAAGCGATTCATTGAGAACAGAGACCTTACTCGTCATAGAAGGATCCACACCGGGGAGAAACCGTATAGCTGCGTAGAGTGTGGAAAGGCCTTCCGAACAAACGGTCACCTGACTCGCCATCGAAAGGTTCACTCAGGTGAAAAACCATACAAATGCCCGGATTGTGGGAAGAGCTACATTGAAAGCAGAGATCTTGCttgtcataaaaggatccacacgggggagaagccgtataaatgcagaGAGTGTGGGAAGAGCTTTCCTCGGAATAGTGCCCTGATTTGCCACCAGAAaatccacactggagagaaaccgtataaatgcatggaatgtgagaAGAGCTTCATTAAGAAAGGGCAACTTACTTCCCatcagaggatccacacaggtgaAAAACCATACaagtgcatggaatgtggaaagagcttcagcagAAACAATAACCTGacatcccatcaaaggatccacacgagGGAGAAACCGTACAAATGTAAGGAGTGTGGGAAGAGTTTTAACTATAACAGTGGCCTTTCTCGCCATCAGAGGAAACACACGGGcgagaaaccgtataaatgcacCGAGTGCGGGAGGACCTTCATTCAGAAAGGACAACTTAtttcccatcaaaggatccatacaggggagaaaccctataaatgcttGGAGTGCGGAAAGACCCTCAGTAGCAAGAGCGCCATTGCCTACCATCGAAGactccacactggggagaaaccctataaatgcgcggagtgtggaaagacctttattCAGAAAGGGCAACTCATTTCCCATCAAAGAttgcacacaggggagaagccatataattgcatggagtgtggaaagagctttagtaGTAGCAGTGCCGTTACCTACCATCAGAGAATCCACGCTGTTGAGGAAACGTACATTCACGCATGAGGAGAGATCTGATAGAGCAATGGGCTTGCTCTTTGACCCagaccaagtaggtagtaataaacttagtccgaggaaaaacaaactttattcgaacagctgggaattacttcattcccagcgccgttcaactcaaagtaaaacaaatgcctcccaacacaaattcctcagttatctaacaaaccttaatccaattaggcaaactgccaaagcccCTCCtgacaaacgtccagaagccacaaaaacaaagacgtacacgaagcagaaaatggagcagaagatgcagctacaacattgttttccagcaaagctgaaacaccgttgatggtctgttttaagccttataggaggggccaatcatctcttggatctactcccgagttgtcctctttgcttgagctgctcttgctttctggcagctcttctcatgcgtgcattcctCTGTcacactactatcaatctctggaggctctggagtccgcacctcacttcccgatggccttggcctcacctcacctcacctcaccgactccgttgccagctccgaaAACTGATGACGAATCACAACACTGAACCAGACACAGAAATAAGTGAGAGGAAGGCTGAGGCAGCATAAGGGAGCTTTCCTCTCACTCACCTCATACTCCAtgcatgcccagacaggaggaggaggaggaggtctttTAATGGGATTACCCCTGTGTAGCTTGGTTGCCACGTTGATGGTTAAAGGAATGTTGGAACTAAATATGGTGGTAGTGTACCACAgtagagggaagaaaaggaagaagaatccCCAAGCTATAGCAGTggctccagggatgaaatgtaaaatttgttactaccggctctgtgggcatagcttggtgtggggggggggcaacttttttttttcttttaaaagcattttttctacaacctctttggcagaagaggttgtaaaaaatgcttttaaaatcctgtgatgatcaggcaactcagctgggatcgccagaggaaaaaaaaagcttttaaaggattctgatgatcccagctgagttgcctgatcgccagaaccttttaaaagcatttttcttcggctggagagcttgtagaaaaaatgcttttcaagagttctgacgatcccagctgagccgcgcgatcatcagaggcttttttttttaacttttaaaagcatttttttggatgaagaaataatgtttttaaaagtaaaaaacaaacaaaaaacctctgatgatcatgcggctcagcttaattaattaaaactatttttttaattgaatggtTTCAAAACCTGCTGAACAAGAAATTGACCAGCTGGGCTGAATTTGCCCTTTTAGTTGGGCTGAAATTGTGGTTGCCCCATTTTTGGGTTGTCTGATAAGAAGCAGCCTGATCTTGAAATTCAGATATTGTAACTTAATGTAATTGGTTAGTATTACTAACCAAGGAATGCAACATTTGGGACTTTTTAGCTGAAAGGTAAGTCTCAGATTGGGGGACAAAAACATGTACAATTGAAAGATCAGATAGATTCTCCCTCCTTGATCAAAACAGATACCAAAGGAGAGATTTCCAGTACTGAAATTCGTTATGGAAGATTCTGGATGGACAGACCGACTAACTGGTTTCCTCAAAATCTCAGGTAAGACTAAAACCCAATTGGTAATTTCTGGCACTTGGACAACCTTGTCTGGATAAACAGGATCAGCCCTAGTTAGAGATGGGACAGGAGACCACCAGGAATTCCAAGATTAAAGACCCATAATAATGGCTGAGGGGGACAGAATGAAATTGCAGGGTTAAGGGTCCATCTTTGGCTTTGTATTCTTTTCCTTGGACATACTCCTTCCCTGAATATAACTAACTATTTTATTCCCTTATCTGTAACTATCTTCTTGTCTTCGTTATAATGTGCAGCAAAAAATGTGTAATTGCTTTGTTGAATAAATTATTTCAGATTTTTATTCTGTGGTCTTTATTGCCTGAAACTTTTTCTCATACTTGGCTGGGGCAAAGCAATGCTAGACTGGGAAGTTTAAAACAATATGTCTGAATTCAGCTGTGGAAACTACTGCTGTGTCATTGCTGAGAAAATGGTGCTGTTTGAACTGGGCCATCACATAAAACATTGTTGATTGATGGGCCATCAAAGCCTGCCAACTCTTTAGCAATCACCAGACAAAACTTGTCCAGGATACCTGCTTCTTTAACTCTCCCAATGGAGATTCCTGCTGTAATAAAAgccatcttcccttccttccttccttccttccttccttcctccctccctccctcccacagttgccgcttgggtggacaagGCTTCCCTGTTGTTATTCCATCCTTATTATTTCCTTCTATCATTCAGAGTCTTACAGATTTATCAGTGGAGTTCAGTTTTTGAATAATTTTCCTGAAACATGATGGAATCTGGTCATTTTATGCCCCAAGTAcgtattgtaagccacccagagttgctgcATCAGTAAGACAagtggcatagaaatttaataattcaaTGGGTTGATTTCTTCTGTGATCCATACGCTGGTTTTCTTGACTGGCTATTTTCAAGAATCCTCTCCGACCCCAAAGTTGAAAAGCACCAGtattctttctatcctgcttctccaacttttgcttccataaaGTTGTGCAGAGAAAACTATTGCTAGTATCTGAATAGCTTTTTCTAAATCTTCATCCCTTTTCTTCCCAGCAACTTAGGCAATAAATCTTGTCAGCTTGGCCATAAACACTTGGAAAGCCAAGAATGATGTTAAAGGCTAGAATATACTAAGAGAAAGACTGCATGCAAGGCCATTTTAAACTAAAAAACAACTCCTTAGTAACCAACTGTGTGTGAAATATTGCCTCCTTTTCCTCTCATATACACCTTTCCTAATACTCTTCTGTCTACTGCATATGTGACTAAATATATTAACTAATTGAACATATGTgctatctcaggggtctccaaccttggtccctttaagacttgtggatttcaactcccagagttcctcagccagctttgaagtccacaagtcttaaagggaccaaggttggagacccctgtgctatctGATTcccagcaactctgggcagtctcctgcttgagcagggggctggactagaagaggggtctccaaccttgacaactttaatacttgctggctgaggaattctgggagttgaagtccacaagtcttaaaagttgccaaggtcggagacccctggactaaaagacctccaagttcccttccagctctgttacagagtgagtcactgcagttaataagttagtaacccggttgttaagtaaatttggtttccccattgcttgtcagaagatcacaaaaggggatcacatgaccttgggacacagcaatggtcataaatatgaaccagtggccaagcacttgaattttaatcatatgttcatggggatgctgcaatggtcgtaagtgtgaaaaatggtcatgagtcacatttttcagtgccattgtaactttgaaccatcgctaaacaaacggttgtaagtctaggactacctgtattctatacttgcttattttatttatttatttatttatttattgtttaaatttctataccgccgttCTCCTAAAGGACTcacggcggtttacagccagaataaaacaattgatacaaaaattaaaaccagtttaaaaaggaaaaattcaAAGTTGAATAAATTCaaagataaataaatttactAGCTGGATGCCTGTCCTGGagctccttccatctctctcattTCCAGAACCCTCCATCAgatctccccctctccccacttCTTCCACCGATCCCAGGAATGCATCCACATTTCCAAGAGGATGGTGGGGGAGGGTGCCCAGAACCAACAATCAAACCGATTTCCATCCAGGACTGCTTTGCTCATTTCAGCCCCACTCCTCCACCATACCCAtcttgagaggtccttggtgctctctgagcgcgcttgttttcttgcagacatttcattgctcaaactaggtaactgtcgtgtcccactcctccgctgacggccgggtcagggaaatccgaatcaggcttgcctctgcagctctgcccaaggtcctagcaaagtcctcagggcaggcaggagaccagaaagtgacttcagcaagataagttcaacttttgcctgactcagagactgccagaaagcagatcctttatataggccatggggtgtggctccatgactcagcacttatccaggcctgcccctcccttccttctgttgcctccgcctatccagtcttctgatgcgagggtcactccaatcagctgttgttggaagtaaactttcctcaggctcacatgctgtggaggagggggaggggtctagctgctccgtttgcctgggcatggagccagggctggggccgggggatgctccctcctctgcagcctgcttgggcatggagccagggctggggccgggagatgccccctcctcagcttgtctgggcatggagccagggctggggccgggaggacattcttcagcgttcggaagcagataagcagaccccggctgcggtgagagcgggcaagacacaacagtaacaATActtgacaatacagtatcaacagtagaaaccttcaaatttctaggttctatcatatcacgagatctaaaatggacagttaacatcaaaaacatcatcaaaaaaggacagcaaagaatgttctttctgcgccaactcagtaagctcaaactgcccaaggagctgctgattcaattctacagaggaattattgagtctgtcatttgcacctctataactgtctggttcggtattgcaacccaacaagaaagacacagacttcagaggatcattagaactgcagaaaaaaataatcgctatcaacctgccttccattgaggacttgtatactgcacgaatcaagaagtgggccgtgaaaatatttacagatccctcacatcctggatataaactgtttcaactcctaccctcaaaacgacgctatagagcactgcacaccagaacaactagacacaagaacagttttttcccaaaggccatcactctgctaaacaaataattctctcaacactgtcaaactatttactaaatctgcactactattaatcttctcatcgttcccatcaccaatctctttccacttatgactgtatgactgtaactttttgttgctatcattaagggttaaattgcaacctatgaccatcatttgtgttgtaaatgttgtacctttgatgaagggttttctttttctttttcttttatgcacactgagagcatatgcaccaaaatgaattccttgtgtgtccaatcacacttgcccaataaattctattctattcatcagtgCTGGGGGAAGCATTGATGAcgttatctagaatagaatagaatagaatagaatagaatagaatttttattggccaagtgtgattggatacacaaggaatttgtcttggtgcatatgctctcagtgtacataaaagaaaagatatgttcatcaaggtacaacatttacaacacaattgatggtcaatatatcaatataaatcataaggattgccagcaacaagttacagtcatacagtcataagtggaaagagattggtgatgggaactatgaaacgattaatagtagtgcagattcagtaaatagtctacttcggctaatgaaatgcctgcaataaaaagctcagagagcacgatgGAcccacccctcatgtcaaccctgagctacaactattcCCCTTCATTGGTCTCATCATGCCCGGCTCCTTCGCCTTTCTCCACACCAACCTTTCCCAACCTCCCACCATCCCGACTCCGGTCAACGTTGGCAGAGAACAGCGCACGCGCAGATCTTTGACAGCTATCGTTGCCGAGCAGAGGACGGGAGAAGGGGGTGGGTTCCATTGGGAGacgctctaggccaggggtctccaaccttggtccctttaagacttgtggacttcaactcccagagtccctcagccagcaaagctggctgaggaactctgggagttgaagtccacaagtcttaaaggaaccaaggttggagacccctgctctaggatgcAGCACTCGTTGACCGAAATTCTATGGGAATAGGAGGGCGGGGGAAATTATGGCGGGAGAGATTTGCAGCTGCTTTTCTCCGCCTCACAAGCTCTGAGGGAGCGGAGTCCCCTCCCGTCTCTCCTTCTGGAAACCGGGAAAAGGTGGAGAGTGAAGGGTCCGTCGTGACCGAAGGCGGCGGCCTCGGAGGGAGTTTTCCCCCGTTGGGGCTGCGCTGAAGCCGGAGACCGAATGGAGGCCCGGGGGTCTCCTTTGAAGGCGGGGAGCGGCCTCCCCGAGGGGCCCCGCAGCTCCGAGGCTGAGCGCTGGCGGTTCCGCAGCTGCCGCTCCCTGGAAGCCGAGGGGCCCCGGGCGCTTTGCAGCCGCCTGCACGGGCTGTGCCGGGGGTGGCTGCGGCCCGAGCGGCGCAGCAAAGccgagatgctggacctggtggtgcTGGAGCAGCTGCTGGCCCTGCTGCCCGCGGAGCTGTCGGGCTGGCTGAGGGAGTGCGGGGCGGAGAGCTgcgcccaggcggtggccctggccgaAGGCTGCCTCCTCGGCCCACCAGCCGCCCCGGAGCCCGGAAAGGGGCGGCAGGTGAGGGAATGTCATCCTCTTACTTGCCAGTTGCAGAGAAAACACATGTAGAGAACTTTGGAATGGCGTAATAAAATGTGGGCATAAACTGTGGAAGAGGCGGACTGGGCAGCCACAATGTAAAAGATACTTTAATCCCCAAAATATGGCTGTGGGAGGtggatgaaaggggaaaaaaaatcataaaagggaaaaaaaatcataaaaatccTTCCTACTTTTTCCAGTGATTAAAAAGAGAGGATGATAGATATACTTATAGAATTGCAAGATCCTTGCTATTAGTGTGGCTTAAAGGTAAAGCTAGTATTTACCGTCCCGCTTTTTGTCTGGACTACTTCAAAAGGCTGGTCagatgtctatggagcttctcagtcatccaggtgatggttgtcccaaaggtgttgtttgttttgtttccaggaggcaactggactttctggtatttCTTCGAAGACATTTTCCAAGCCTgaatttcttcagctctgatgggaTGGCTGGGAACGGAAGGTTTCCAGACCAGGGATATAGACTTCAAACCTGAATCCAAGAGGTCTCCTTCCCCAAGGGACTTCTCGACTTAGggtcacaattgagaccagaatttctattgttaagaagTTCTATTGTTAAGAAGTTCTATTGTTCTGTTGCGgtggttaatagaatagaattttattggccgagtgtgattggacacacaaggaatttgttttggtgcatatgctctcagtgtacgtaagtgAGTCAATGCTCAGGTTTACAgtgtttacaaccttttttgccatggtggttaagtgaatcactgcagttgttaagtgaatcatgcagtgaatctggttccccccattaattttgcttgccGGAACCAAGCACAGGAAGCCGGATCAACCAATCGGCATGCAGGATGCGCATTTTCCATACAATGTATAGTTGAGATTTGTGGTCTGCTGGACTACGGGCGATTTTTTCAATGTTCGCAAGTAAGGGAGCTTTGATGCTGAACAGACAACAGGAGAGGCGGTGGGATTCATTGGGAGGTCCGTTCGCAACCATCTACAACCTACACTTACCCATCAACCCCTTCAAAGCATAGATATGCGTCGATGCCTCTGTGCAGTTGTGGACAAGTCTAAACCAAGCTTTACTCATCCGAAAatgcaaaaggaaacaaaactgaAAGAGGAAATAGATCCCCTACTCTGCTAAAGAGCTTCAATGATTTTGTGCCCTCAAGTGGTTTTCAACTCTAGCAACCCTATAGTTAAAACTTCTCCATAACTATATATCCCTGAGTTGCTATTTCAGGTCTCCCAAAGGTGAATCATTCGTCACCATCTCAATCCATCTACCTTGCTGCTGATCATGCTCTtactctttttccttccacctttttccAGGATTACTACTTTCTCCCAAGAGCTTGGCTTTTGCATAATGTATCTGAAATAGAGTAATTTGAGCCTGGTTATGCGTGCCCCTATGGACTCTGgggtgatttgttcaatgatccatcagtttgtTTAATTGGTTATCCATTATATTGTCAGGAATCTTCTGGGACCAAAATTCAAGTCTATTCTAGTCTTCAAGTCTAGTCTTCCTGTCTTGCTTCACCTTTCGCTTACTGAGAGCgtcatagggaatagaatagaattttttattggccaagtgtgattggacacacaaggaatttgtcttggtgcatatgctctctgtgtacataaaagaaaagatacgttcatcaacgtaTGGTTATGGTTTTCTGAAAGTGGATCATAAACAAAGCTGTTCTTTCAGATGCAGGAGCTGTTCACAAGGGAGATCTCAACAGAGCTCCAGGAAAGAGAAGACAGATCCAGTCCTTCTCAAGAgctatttttcaggaggatccAACTTGGGCCACCTTGCCAGGTAAGTAGGCTTTCTCTCAAACTTCCTCCCTTCATGAGTTGCTTTTTCCACCCAAATACTGAATTTGTGTGCATTTGAACACAGTGTGTTTCCCCGCACCTCTGAATGAGCCAATGAGTCACATATATTCAACTTTCTAATCAATTTGGAGATACAAACAAGAGACAATTCACAGACTGAAAGGCTTATATTAGGAAATGTAATTTATTTGTTGAAGAATTACTGAAAATTAGTTAAAAAATGAAATCCCTGATTTGAAAGACTATGAATAGCATAAAAACTGCTATCAGCATATCCACTTAAAAATGAATAGCATGAAGAGCAGATTTTGCATGTAAAAGTCAGTGCTAAGTGACTACAACAGACAGATCGTTAGTCAAATGACTTGGAATTTCCAGGATTATATCCTGGAAACATTTTGAATAAGCCAGGGAAAAAATTCCAAGTGAATGTGTCCCATTTTCTaacaaattttgaaaaaaaaccccaagtcaAGTGACGTCAGACCAGGGAATTCTGCTCCTCCAAACTTCCTTGCTGGGTTACTCCGGGTCACTCGGAGGCTCCCCAATGGGGCTATGTTGTCATTCTACAGCTTGGATTCACGTAAACCATAATTTGTGAAGTTAGACAGCAGCCTGACagaggaaaggtttccaagccccACAGACTACAGTATGTGCACATACCTCTCCTGTAAGAAGATGTCTGTTTGGTCCCTTACAAAGCTCTGTTTTCCATTTTGTGCGGTAAGAGAGAAAACTTACAAGGTCTTTCCTAGGATTGAATGGTAAGGAACATTCTCTTTCTAGGGCTCTAATTCCTTTGAAGAGGTGGCTGTGGACTTCACAGAGGAGGAATGGGCATTGTTGGATCCCAGACAGAGGGCCTTATGCAGTGAAATCCTGCTGGAGGTTTCTAGTAATATGGCAGCTCTGAGTAAGATTCTTTTCTCTGCATTCCATTCATTGGGGAAGGGTTTCTCAGAGGAAGGTGAACAGGGAAGATCCCTGCACTCAGTTGCTTAAGATGATCACGACTCCTACCTGGCCATCACCTGAATTGCTGTACTCCCTTCATATGTTTCCTAATCTCATAAATCAATCAATTACCAGAGC
This genomic window from Ahaetulla prasina isolate Xishuangbanna chromosome 2, ASM2864084v1, whole genome shotgun sequence contains:
- the LOC131191785 gene encoding neurotrophin receptor-interacting factor homolog; the encoded protein is MEARGSPLKAGSGLPEGPRSSEAERWRFRSCRSLEAEGPRALCSRLHGLCRGWLRPERRSKAEMLDLVVLEQLLALLPAELSGWLRECGAESCAQAVALAEGCLLGPPAAPEPGKGRQMQELFTREISTELQEREDRSSPSQELFFRRIQLGPPCQGSNSFEEVAVDFTEEEWALLDPRQRALCSEILLEVSSNMAALTGDGLENENDKQARLMPLQTIKHEIEEIMFDYEGDPKAQERRHSEDMGASPPTSLPVEIHGFLSQQETV